A single genomic interval of Aedes aegypti strain LVP_AGWG chromosome 1, AaegL5.0 Primary Assembly, whole genome shotgun sequence harbors:
- the LOC110678669 gene encoding uncharacterized protein LOC110678669 — protein sequence MRMLLTLILVHLATCLSKATTQNIVQSSSSIISAKLPSRRNHGRTIERLIGGHVLFNREVYRNLRNVNLKKANSSTNLNIFSRDKNINLAENNEIDDGLLLTASAGNGSGKETTNSTKKEESKKTLSDQVAEGKYGLIHKELFSTTPKRPGVLSYKSNSEVPKDDARNYGGLNDEEIWLAEDHLLVLKGGSVNKNNNKPKWKPIDDYDAPTRQVKLPLNPKVPPPFPVQLTDDGPIQFIGNNKLPVYNPFTNQTVFLFSNERVPDIKADDLNKKNPPPWNGKDGPPSQFNGYQYPPPAPLPLGKPNQTFSNPFLNLPPLPPFPLPPQSGSFDEQNSTDIDEDDPSLYYPPPYSFEYKSNYSNPVSPGPLVPGIILPPPPNFFAPLDEDKKPVKTPLDVLNKINDIKLRERLKNTTSSPVVTTTIKNEPTSTTAKPVKVKPLRIETPNYKIEIEKANVKKFPESNETTVLRTVRPPNKVQLTTTTIAPTKKRNKVKPPSATRTQLHKVNAPISPPLISLSPDNIKGNPIYFEYFDARTPTLQPFEDFSITTPLPYLTTLTDGSYDSHYHTTTVGPILNQPTVKQKRPPSKTYLPTKNKDLSYDAPDAEAYRYKTMQEFNREIETIRQTLRLYEHSVPIINNLRTPKARPIYDFSFDLRSPITSPVQSYPFGHQHIPNQPLKSDFRPTALPFNQNFYNQHSANIPPIQTRPLQSYDKPDPHHNNYNYRDHAVNVEITSANPHSGYPPFTTARPVFYDQPNWYSIEKVRVHEIPKPLIYNNGASGYNPKLYLPSKFTYQANVPSKTVLNQSSNQQYDHNPTRQPSSNTRQKGKYSSRNQQQRNEGYLDKDILINYKHPLPAINPDSELLPYNGRNTKPIIQYHLPGDKAHVYFITPQELKYP from the exons atGCGGATGCTTTTGACTTTAATCCTAGTACATTTAGCCACATGTTTGAGTAAAGCAACGACGCAAAATATAGTGCAAAGTAGTTCAAGTATTATATCTGCAAAACTTCC atcCAGAAGGAATCATGGCAGGACTATAGAGCGATTGATTGGTGGCCATGTACTTTTCAATCGTGAAGTATATAGAAATTTAAGAAATGTCAACCTAAAAAAAGCGAATAGCAGTACgaatctaaatatttttagccgtgataaaaatattaatttagcaGAAAATAATGAAATCGATGACGGTTTATTGCTCACGGCTAGCGCAGGAAACGGCAGTGGAAAAGAAACAACCAACAGTACTAAAAAGGAAGAAAGTAAAAAGACGTTGTCAGATCAGGTAGCCGAAGGTAAATACGGCCTCATTCATAAAGAGCTTTTCTCAACAACGCCTAAACGACCAGGAGTTTTAAGTTACAAGTCAAACTCAGAAGTACCGAAGGATGATGCCAGAAACTATGGGGGATTAAATGATGAAGAAATTTGGCTAGCGGAAGATCACTTGTTGGTTCTCAAAGGTGGATCcgtcaacaaaaataataataaaccgaAATGGAAGCCTATTGATGACTATGACGCCCCTACTAGACAAGTTAAACTACCCTTAAACCCGAAAGTTCCGCCTCCCTTTCCTGTCCAGCTCACCGACGATGGCCCGATACAGTTTATCGGAAATAATAAACTTCCGGTATACAATCCGTTCACAAATCAGACAGTTTTTCTCTTCTCTAATGAGAGAGTCCCAGACATTAAAGCCGACgatctcaataaaaaaaatccccctcCCTGGAATGGAAAGGACGGCCCTCCTTCGCAGTTTAACGGATATCAATACCCACCCCCAGCTCCGCTCCCACTTGGTAAACCAAACCAGACGTTCTCGAATCCGTTCTTAAATCTGCCACCATTACCGCCATTCCCACTTCCCCCTCAATCGGGCTCATTCGATGAACAAAACAGCACCGATATTGACGAAGACGACCCATCGCTGTATTATCCACCTCCTTATAGTTTTGAATACAAGAGTAACTATAGCAATCCGGTGTCCCCAGGACCACTTGTTCCAGGAATTATATTGCCACCTCCTCCTAACTTTTTTGCCCCGCTTGACGAAGACAAGAAGCCTGTCAAGACCCCACTTGATGTATTAAATAAGATTAACGATATTAAACTAAGAGAACGTCTGAAAAACACAACTTCATCGCCTGTAGTAACTACTACTATCAAAAATGAACCAACGAGTACAACAGCGAAGCCTGTTAAAGTTAAACCTCTTCGAATAGAAActccaaactataaaatcgagATCGAAAAAGCTAATGTCAAGAAGTTCCCAGAAAGCAACGAAACAACTGTCCTTCGAACAGTTCGGCCACCCAACAAAGTTCAACTTACAACTACAACGATTGCACCAACGAAGAAACGAAACAAGGTCAAACCACCATCAGCAACAAGAACTCAACTGCACAAAGTCAATGCTCCAATATCTCCTCCTCTTATCTCACTAAGTCCTGATAATATCAAAGGCAATcctatttattttgaatacttcgACGCTCGTACGCCAACGTTACAGCCGTTTGAAGATTTTTCGATTACAACTCCCCTACCATATTTAACTACATTGACAGACGGAAGCTATGATAGCCATTATCACACTACAACCGTTGGTCCAATATTGAACCAACCTACTGTAAAGCAGAAAAGACCGCCGTCGAAAACATATCTTCCTACCAAAAACAAAGATTTGTCTTACGATGCTCCTGATGCAGAGGCTTATCGTTACAAAACTATGCAAGAATTTAATAGAGAAATCGAAACTATACGACAAACGTTGAGGCTCTATGAACATTCCGTTCCAATAATTAACAATTTGAGAACTCCTAAAGCACGGCCTATCTACGATTTCTCTTTTGACTTGAGATCACCCATAACTTCCCCGGTCCAATCATATCCATTTGGCCATCAGCACATACCCAATCAACCGTTGAAGAGTGATTTTAGACCTACTGCATTACCTTttaatcaaaacttttataaccAGCACTCTGCAAATATTCCGCCTATTCAAACGAGACCTTTACAATCATATGACAAACCGGATCCTCACCACAATAATTACAACTATAGGGATCACGCAGTTAATGTAGAAATTACTAGTGCAAATCCCCACTCTGGTTATCCTCCATTCACTACTGCAAGACCTGTATTTTACGATCAACCCAATTGGTATAGTATTGAAAAAGTCAGGGTTCATGAGATACCGAAGCCTTTGATCTACAATAATGGAGCGAGTGGATACAATCCTAAATTGTATCTTCCCAGTAAATTCACATATCAAGCCAATGTTCCCagtaaaacagttttaaatcaaTCATCGAATCAACAGTACGACCACAATCCAACTCGACAGCCCTCCTCCAATACGCGTCAAAAAGGCAAATATTCCTCTCGAAACCAACAACAAAGAAATGAAGGATATTTAGATAAAGATATATTGATTAATTATAAACATCCGCTACCCGCTATCAATCCCGATAGCGAGCTTTTGCCATATAACGGTAGGAACACAAAGCCAATTATTCAATATCATTTACCCGGTGATAAAGCCCACGTTTATTTCATCACACCACAAGAACTGAAATATCCGTAA